One Bacteroidales bacterium DNA window includes the following coding sequences:
- a CDS encoding methyltransferase domain-containing protein, which translates to MTQKSSRMYRQKWHDREVEAHWDRVADIYIAENNKVKDAHDQRFRETVKHLAPAAGLKILNVTSRDCEADDYLRAAMPDAEITNAEISSGLMREAARVRPQAKQIKISTYSSLPFADNTFDRVVSLETLEHVMEPVAFLNEMHRVSTPAARMVLSCPPATSEIPYRIFTALFGGHGEGPHRFLPSREVKQMLAASGWKLLLHHGTVLLPVGPAWLQRWGEKIIDRFQRTFVSELGIRQFYVCEKY; encoded by the coding sequence ATGACGCAAAAATCCAGCAGAATGTACAGGCAGAAATGGCACGACCGTGAGGTGGAGGCGCACTGGGACAGAGTGGCCGACATTTACATTGCCGAAAACAACAAGGTAAAAGATGCCCACGACCAGCGCTTTCGCGAAACGGTGAAGCATCTGGCGCCGGCTGCCGGTTTGAAAATTTTAAATGTTACCAGCCGCGACTGCGAAGCCGACGACTATCTGCGCGCTGCCATGCCCGACGCCGAAATTACCAATGCCGAAATCTCCTCCGGGCTTATGCGCGAAGCGGCACGGGTTCGGCCACAAGCCAAACAAATAAAAATCTCTACCTACAGCAGCCTGCCTTTTGCCGACAATACTTTCGATCGGGTGGTGTCGCTGGAAACGTTGGAGCATGTGATGGAACCTGTTGCTTTTCTTAATGAGATGCACCGTGTATCGACACCGGCGGCCAGGATGGTGCTGAGTTGTCCGCCTGCTACCAGCGAAATTCCTTATCGCATTTTCACTGCTTTGTTTGGCGGTCATGGTGAAGGGCCGCATCGTTTTTTGCCATCGCGGGAGGTGAAGCAGATGCTTGCCGCCTCCGGATGGAAATTGCTGCTTCACCATGGCACCGTGCTTTTGCCTGTTGGGCCGGCATGGTTGCAACGGTGGGGCGAGAAAATTATCGACCGCTTTCAGCGCACGTTTGTTTCTGAACTGGGAATACGCCAATTTTATGTCTGCGAAAAATATTGA
- a CDS encoding L,D-transpeptidase family protein, with the protein MIKPEKSRQTFTTHATNSSINTSAYNQRLIRLAGNLATVALTLLLLFTFSCRSHRPPLQTHLEPLPTPIIKSKANKKYLSIISVNNHFDEFAFPANEQNLLVEFYNINGNHPMWLDDDRLNRNVQDLFVNIQNARTDGLNPLNYGVDEIEKQVNQITLLDDDDPTLPNLYARLDIVLSRAWFAYAEDLQNGIVDPAKFSSGWKKIKQQVNLPELLTKALKKHQIPQSFDELRPQDIQYNRLRNYLAQLIKTQENGGWPLPGFFETLETGDSSTHAVAVRKLLLATGDLQPKDTTNLSPLFDEELKMAVTSFQQRHGLKPDGIIGKNTQEAMNRSVDYRIKQLAVNLERMRWLPHLHDKEHIVVNIPEFVLRSYRNNKVKAQMNVVVGNVSNPTPILLNTIKYIVFNPTWNVPPSITRREMVTKMKSDSSYLEKNQYVLLKGSYVSRDTINPTDVDWANITADNFPYHVVQKPGRINALGKVKFLFPNDQNIYLHDTPSKSLFQQYERGYSHGCVRLQEPERLALHLLEKQMTEKELREIIASGKTTTVELRQKPIIYFVYQTTWVDDNQQINFRKDIYSFDEKMMEMLGEEPAMQSSRK; encoded by the coding sequence ATGATCAAACCGGAAAAATCCAGGCAAACTTTTACAACTCACGCCACCAATTCATCAATAAATACCTCTGCATACAATCAACGATTGATCCGTTTGGCCGGCAATTTGGCAACAGTTGCATTAACGTTGCTTTTGCTCTTCACTTTTTCGTGCCGGTCACATCGTCCGCCTTTGCAAACGCACCTCGAACCGCTCCCTACTCCTATCATCAAAAGCAAGGCAAACAAGAAATATTTGAGCATAATCTCCGTCAACAATCATTTTGATGAATTTGCCTTTCCGGCAAATGAGCAGAATCTTCTGGTTGAATTTTATAACATAAATGGCAACCATCCCATGTGGCTCGACGACGACAGGCTAAACCGCAACGTGCAGGATCTGTTTGTAAATATCCAAAATGCCCGAACCGACGGGCTCAATCCCCTCAACTACGGTGTTGACGAAATTGAGAAACAAGTCAATCAAATAACACTTCTCGATGACGACGATCCCACTCTACCCAATTTATATGCACGGCTCGACATAGTGCTTTCACGGGCGTGGTTTGCATACGCTGAAGATTTGCAGAATGGCATTGTAGACCCGGCAAAGTTTAGTTCCGGCTGGAAAAAGATAAAGCAACAAGTAAACCTGCCCGAACTGCTTACCAAAGCATTAAAAAAACATCAGATACCACAATCGTTTGACGAACTGCGGCCACAAGATATTCAATACAACCGCCTGCGCAATTATCTTGCACAGCTAATCAAAACACAGGAAAACGGTGGTTGGCCTTTGCCGGGATTTTTTGAAACCCTCGAAACGGGCGACAGCAGCACACATGCAGTTGCCGTTCGTAAGCTGCTGCTGGCTACCGGCGATCTACAACCAAAAGACACCACCAACCTTTCGCCCCTTTTTGACGAAGAGTTAAAAATGGCGGTGACTTCATTTCAGCAGCGTCACGGACTAAAACCCGATGGCATCATTGGTAAAAATACGCAGGAAGCAATGAACCGAAGTGTCGATTACCGCATCAAGCAACTGGCCGTTAACCTGGAACGCATGCGCTGGCTGCCCCACCTGCACGACAAAGAACATATTGTGGTGAATATTCCCGAATTTGTATTGCGCTCCTACCGCAACAACAAGGTGAAAGCGCAAATGAATGTGGTGGTCGGCAATGTGAGCAATCCTACGCCCATCCTGCTCAACACGATAAAGTACATCGTTTTCAACCCTACGTGGAACGTCCCGCCCAGCATCACCCGCCGGGAAATGGTGACGAAAATGAAATCTGACTCCAGCTACCTCGAAAAAAACCAATACGTCCTGCTCAAAGGTTCGTATGTGAGCCGCGACACCATCAACCCCACTGATGTCGATTGGGCAAACATTACTGCCGACAACTTCCCGTATCATGTCGTTCAGAAGCCTGGCAGAATAAATGCGCTTGGCAAGGTAAAGTTTCTCTTTCCCAACGATCAGAATATCTATCTGCACGACACCCCTTCCAAATCCCTATTCCAGCAATATGAGCGCGGCTATAGTCATGGCTGCGTGCGACTGCAGGAACCTGAGCGCCTGGCTTTGCATCTGCTCGAAAAACAAATGACCGAAAAGGAGCTGCGCGAAATTATTGCCAGCGGCAAAACAACCACCGTGGAACTCCGCCAAAAACCCATCATCTACTTCGTCTACCAAACCACCTGGGTGGACGACAACCAACAGATAAACTTCCGGAAAGACATCTACAGCTTTGACGAGAAGATGATGGAGATGTTAGGCGAAGAGCCAGCAATGCAGAGTAGCAGGAAATAA
- a CDS encoding T9SS type A sorting domain-containing protein — translation MKRVIFTALIITMAFSTIVAQPWQQQSGIFNPSGVPSLPFSQPRFADLDGDGDLDLLIGNIDDKPFFMENDGDNANPHFVEGADIMAPVSWLDAEMGVFYDLDGDGDLDLITGGYTGLHFFENTGSPQVAAFVEVAGFFNGLQVGSYPIPDFGDIDGDGDGDMVVGLSESGLVLLYENTGTAQQAEFLQANIYEMGDVGLYAYPHFADLDSDGDLDLLVGRDGFGFIYYKNNGTPTVPVWETDNSVFAGLGMETYWNSPAIADLNGDGLPDLVFGEASGPLQYFINSGTPTAPEWQENLTLFGGVMDVGGASNPVYFDFDNDGDWDLISGSQMGDIIYYENIGTASGPAWKENSAYFSSIDHSIYSAIAIGDLDGDGLPDAIVGDLSGKLYHHRNTGEGFEEIGEIPGIALGGWSAPRLADLDEDGDLDIIAGSEDGRLHFIENTGTIYNPQWQLVSGYFSGINVSSNCVPALVDLDDDGDLDILCGNIWSELTYFENQEGTWVEVPGLFDGIETHQNTAPAFADLDNDGDPDLTLGEYSGVFSYYRNNKFVVGINDPAVAASRLQATLTPNPFSDACVVNFENTRPATAELRVMNPYGITVHTTRSAELSAGKQSIEWNATGLPTGIYLFRLRVDGEEIILKGMKK, via the coding sequence ATGAAACGAGTAATATTTACAGCTTTGATAATTACGATGGCTTTCAGTACCATTGTTGCGCAGCCGTGGCAGCAGCAGTCGGGCATTTTCAATCCCAGCGGTGTGCCGAGTCTGCCTTTTTCGCAGCCGCGTTTTGCCGACCTCGATGGCGATGGTGACCTTGATCTGCTAATTGGCAACATCGACGACAAGCCTTTCTTTATGGAAAATGATGGCGATAATGCAAATCCACATTTTGTGGAAGGTGCCGACATTATGGCTCCTGTTTCGTGGCTTGATGCTGAAATGGGCGTGTTTTATGATTTGGATGGCGATGGCGACCTGGATTTGATCACCGGAGGATATACGGGGCTTCACTTTTTTGAGAATACAGGCTCGCCACAAGTAGCTGCTTTTGTAGAAGTAGCAGGTTTTTTTAATGGCCTGCAGGTGGGTTCCTATCCAATCCCTGATTTTGGAGATATCGACGGTGATGGCGATGGCGATATGGTGGTGGGATTGAGTGAGAGTGGATTGGTGCTGTTGTACGAAAATACCGGCACCGCGCAGCAGGCTGAATTTTTACAAGCCAATATCTACGAAATGGGAGATGTGGGATTGTATGCCTATCCACATTTTGCCGATCTGGATTCCGATGGCGATCTGGACTTGCTCGTTGGCCGAGATGGATTCGGATTCATTTATTACAAAAATAATGGCACGCCCACCGTGCCGGTGTGGGAAACGGATAATTCAGTATTTGCAGGCCTGGGGATGGAAACCTACTGGAACTCTCCGGCCATTGCCGATCTTAATGGCGACGGCTTGCCCGACCTGGTGTTTGGCGAAGCTTCGGGGCCGCTACAATATTTCATCAACAGCGGTACGCCCACCGCACCCGAATGGCAGGAGAATCTGACGCTTTTTGGTGGCGTGATGGACGTGGGCGGCGCCAGCAATCCCGTTTATTTCGATTTTGATAACGACGGCGATTGGGATCTGATTTCGGGCAGCCAGATGGGTGATATTATTTATTACGAAAATATTGGCACTGCCAGCGGCCCGGCCTGGAAAGAGAACAGCGCATATTTTTCATCCATTGATCATTCTATTTACAGCGCCATTGCCATTGGCGACCTCGACGGCGACGGCCTGCCCGATGCGATAGTGGGCGACCTTAGCGGCAAGCTTTATCATCATCGCAATACCGGTGAGGGATTTGAAGAAATAGGAGAGATTCCGGGCATTGCGCTGGGAGGCTGGTCGGCACCACGGCTGGCTGATCTTGATGAGGATGGCGACCTCGACATCATTGCCGGCAGCGAAGATGGCCGGTTGCACTTTATCGAAAACACCGGAACCATTTACAATCCGCAGTGGCAGCTCGTGAGCGGCTATTTTAGCGGCATCAACGTGAGCAGCAACTGCGTGCCGGCACTCGTTGATCTGGACGACGACGGCGACCTCGACATCTTGTGTGGCAACATCTGGAGCGAGCTTACTTATTTTGAAAACCAGGAAGGAACATGGGTAGAAGTTCCGGGATTATTTGATGGAATAGAGACGCACCAAAATACTGCTCCCGCCTTTGCCGACCTGGACAACGATGGCGACCCTGACCTTACACTGGGTGAATACAGCGGCGTGTTTAGCTATTATCGTAATAATAAATTTGTGGTCGGAATCAACGATCCTGCTGTTGCCGCAAGTCGCCTGCAAGCTACTTTAACACCCAATCCATTTTCGGACGCTTGTGTTGTTAATTTTGAAAACACCAGACCAGCTACAGCAGAGCTGCGCGTGATGAATCCTTATGGAATTACAGTGCACACAACACGGTCAGCAGAACTGTCAGCCGGGAAGCAATCGATAGAATGGAACGCAACCGGACTGCCGACAGGGATTTATTTGTTCCGTCTACGCGTGGATGGTGAGGAGATTATTTTGAAAGGGATGAAGAAGTAG
- a CDS encoding ABC transporter ATP-binding protein: MKRLLEILRYIKNYLGYASLNVLFNVLSVIFNLFSLTMVIPFLQLLFDTTKLVYEKPALAWNVEAISNYFNYIISSVIIEHGQVQALLFISLLVVALFFLKNLSRYLAMFFLAPLRNGVVRDIRNDIYHRILILPLSYFSEQRKGDIMSRITNDVMNIEWSIMQSLEMIFREPLTIIFFLVTLIIISPSLTLFVVLLLPVAMLLIALIGKSLRRTSARSQRQLGTILSIVEETISGLRIIKGFNAIEKTDEKFREQNNMLTRTMTRLFRKRDLASPMSEFLSTLVLVVVLWFGGQLVLEPGSNLPPTVFIFYVVVFSQLIVPVKSVTEAYYNVQKGVASAERIREIIDADEVIVEKPDALRKNDFTSAIEYRNVYFAYEKEDVLKNINLKILKGKMVALVGASGSGKSTMVDLLPRFYDCTGGEILLDGINICDLHIKDLRELMGIVTQETILFNDTVFNNIAFGMENVDRDSVIKAAKIANAHEFISNMPHGYDTNIGDRGIKMSGGQRQRISIARAVLKNPPVMILDEATSALDTESERLVQEALLNLMKNRTSVVIAHRLSTIQHADEIVVLDKAEIVERGTHQELLSKGGVYSRLISMQSFGQ, encoded by the coding sequence ATGAAAAGACTTCTGGAAATACTGCGGTACATCAAAAATTATCTGGGTTACGCCAGCCTCAACGTGCTTTTCAATGTGCTGTCGGTGATCTTCAACCTCTTCTCGCTAACGATGGTGATCCCGTTTCTGCAACTGCTTTTCGACACCACCAAACTGGTTTACGAAAAGCCGGCGCTTGCCTGGAACGTTGAGGCCATCAGTAATTATTTCAACTACATCATCAGCAGTGTAATCATTGAGCACGGTCAGGTACAGGCGCTGCTGTTTATCTCGCTGTTGGTGGTAGCTCTGTTTTTCCTGAAAAACCTAAGCCGCTATCTGGCGATGTTTTTTCTGGCGCCGTTGCGCAATGGCGTGGTGAGGGATATCCGCAACGACATCTATCACCGCATCCTCATATTGCCGCTCTCCTATTTCTCGGAGCAGCGCAAAGGCGACATCATGTCGCGCATTACCAACGATGTGATGAACATTGAGTGGTCGATCATGCAGTCGCTCGAAATGATCTTTCGCGAGCCGCTCACCATCATTTTCTTTCTGGTCACACTCATCATCATCAGCCCGTCGCTTACCTTGTTTGTGGTTTTGTTGCTGCCCGTTGCCATGCTATTGATAGCCTTGATAGGCAAAAGTCTTCGCCGCACTTCGGCGCGCAGCCAGCGGCAGCTTGGCACCATTCTCTCCATTGTCGAAGAAACCATTTCGGGGCTGCGCATCATCAAAGGGTTTAATGCGATCGAAAAGACCGATGAGAAATTCCGTGAGCAAAACAACATGCTTACACGCACTATGACGCGCCTTTTCAGGAAACGCGACCTTGCTTCGCCCATGAGCGAATTCCTTAGCACACTGGTGCTGGTGGTGGTGCTCTGGTTTGGCGGTCAGCTTGTGCTGGAGCCAGGGAGTAATCTGCCACCCACAGTTTTTATCTTTTATGTGGTGGTGTTTTCGCAGCTTATCGTGCCGGTCAAATCGGTTACAGAGGCCTATTATAATGTACAAAAAGGCGTGGCCTCGGCAGAGCGCATCCGTGAAATAATTGATGCCGACGAAGTGATTGTAGAAAAACCTGATGCTTTGCGCAAAAACGACTTCACAAGCGCTATCGAATATCGCAACGTTTATTTTGCCTATGAAAAAGAAGATGTTTTAAAAAATATCAATTTAAAAATCCTCAAAGGAAAAATGGTGGCGCTGGTGGGAGCTTCGGGCAGCGGAAAAAGCACCATGGTGGATCTGTTGCCGCGTTTTTACGACTGCACTGGCGGCGAAATTCTCCTCGATGGCATCAACATTTGCGACCTGCACATCAAAGACCTACGCGAACTAATGGGCATCGTTACACAGGAAACCATTCTTTTCAACGACACTGTTTTTAATAATATCGCTTTCGGGATGGAAAATGTCGATCGCGACTCGGTGATAAAGGCAGCAAAGATTGCCAACGCTCACGAATTTATCAGCAACATGCCCCACGGCTACGACACCAATATTGGCGACCGCGGCATCAAGATGTCGGGCGGCCAGCGGCAGCGAATCAGCATAGCACGCGCTGTGCTAAAAAACCCGCCGGTGATGATCCTCGACGAAGCCACCTCAGCGCTCGACACCGAGAGCGAACGTCTGGTGCAGGAAGCCTTGCTAAATCTCATGAAAAACCGAACCTCTGTGGTCATCGCCCACCGCCTCTCCACCATCCAGCATGCCGACGAAATAGTAGTGCTCGACAAAGCGGAGATCGTCGAACGCGGCACCCACCAGGAGCTGCTAAGCAAAGGCGGCGTTTATAGCCGGCTCATCTCCATGCAGTCGTTTGGGCAGTAA
- a CDS encoding lysylphosphatidylglycerol synthase transmembrane domain-containing protein, whose product MKSKYWNTIFKVLSSVLILWLLFSNISFDIEDFWAAWQSLRGWCLLLVLPVVLVVLAVKGFRWKMLLHSEGYEYSSRRAIRAYFAAYSVGVVTPGRLGELIKVYDARHHIPGIDGVAALRSVVLDRLFDMFFLSWFGLAGLFFYFKLIPSFSPMLLLVVTFVMLLLALFIGFLILKLITKKLKRDSKILSFLIKCMEQMLDSKNWYIWLFTALAYAIFFGGIELLFYSLNIHISFLESGFIISLIGLILLLPISIAGFGTREAGLIYLLAFYGISAETAISFSLLQFLTFFVWGGLIGLYFWYSSGIPLALVKEDFRKIRNRFSSKNGERNRKNKSQETNHK is encoded by the coding sequence ATGAAATCGAAATATTGGAATACAATTTTTAAAGTCCTTTCTTCGGTGTTGATTCTGTGGCTTTTGTTCAGCAACATTTCATTCGACATAGAGGATTTTTGGGCAGCCTGGCAGTCTTTGCGCGGCTGGTGTCTGCTGTTAGTGTTGCCGGTGGTGTTGGTGGTGCTGGCCGTAAAAGGATTCCGTTGGAAAATGCTATTGCATTCGGAAGGGTATGAATACAGCAGCCGGAGAGCGATTCGCGCCTATTTCGCGGCTTATAGCGTTGGCGTTGTTACGCCGGGTCGGCTGGGCGAATTGATAAAAGTGTACGATGCACGTCATCATATTCCTGGGATTGATGGTGTTGCTGCCCTGCGCAGCGTGGTGCTCGACAGGCTTTTCGATATGTTTTTTCTCTCCTGGTTTGGATTGGCAGGATTGTTTTTCTATTTTAAACTTATACCTTCTTTCTCACCAATGTTGTTGTTGGTTGTAACTTTTGTAATGCTGCTGCTTGCATTGTTTATTGGGTTTTTAATTTTAAAATTAATAACAAAAAAACTTAAACGCGATAGCAAAATTCTGAGCTTTCTTATCAAATGTATGGAGCAAATGCTTGATAGCAAAAATTGGTATATCTGGCTCTTTACGGCGCTGGCTTACGCTATCTTTTTTGGTGGGATAGAGTTGTTGTTTTATTCGCTGAACATCCATATTTCATTTCTCGAATCAGGATTCATCATCAGCCTTATCGGATTGATATTGCTGCTTCCGATCTCCATAGCCGGATTCGGTACCCGCGAGGCTGGACTTATTTATTTGTTGGCTTTTTATGGAATCTCTGCCGAAACAGCCATCAGCTTTTCGTTGCTTCAGTTTCTCACCTTTTTTGTTTGGGGCGGATTAATCGGACTATACTTTTGGTATTCATCGGGAATCCCGTTGGCGCTTGTCAAAGAAGATTTTAGGAAAATTAGAAATCGCTTTAGCAGTAAAAATGGAGAGCGAAACAGGAAAAACAAATCACAGGAAACAAATCACAAATAG
- a CDS encoding glycosyltransferase family 2 protein translates to MQQTPSISVIVPAYNEADAIRFALERFVELGYHEKYELIYINDGSLDDTAMIIAEYPVKLYNHNVNKGYGAALKTGIRKAHGEKIVILDSDGQHDPKYIEQLIDLLADHDMVIGERDTDSHQVKNRQTGKKIIRKVGEFLVEQKLPDYNSGFRGFDRELIKEMLHLMPNGFSFSTTSTLAFLKEGYTIATFPISVTERIGRKSNVKMVKDGSKTMLLLLRIIMLFNPLKIFFPLSLITAALGMTWGIVGYFIAERFPNSAIVILVFGIIMFFIGLLADQIAMLNRAKR, encoded by the coding sequence ATGCAGCAAACACCTTCGATTTCAGTAATTGTTCCGGCCTACAACGAAGCCGACGCCATCCGCTTTGCGTTGGAGCGCTTCGTGGAGCTTGGCTACCATGAAAAGTACGAACTCATTTACATCAACGATGGCAGCCTCGACGACACCGCCATGATCATCGCGGAATATCCTGTAAAACTTTATAATCATAATGTAAACAAAGGCTACGGTGCCGCATTGAAAACCGGTATCCGCAAAGCCCATGGCGAAAAGATAGTGATACTCGACAGCGACGGGCAGCACGATCCAAAATACATCGAGCAGCTCATCGACCTTTTGGCCGATCACGATATGGTGATAGGCGAACGCGATACCGATTCACATCAGGTAAAAAACCGCCAGACCGGCAAAAAAATTATTCGCAAGGTGGGCGAATTTCTGGTAGAGCAAAAACTTCCCGACTACAACTCCGGCTTCAGGGGATTCGACAGGGAATTAATAAAAGAGATGCTACACCTGATGCCCAATGGGTTTTCGTTTTCGACAACCTCCACACTTGCATTTCTTAAAGAAGGCTACACCATCGCCACTTTCCCCATCAGCGTTACCGAAAGGATTGGACGCAAAAGCAATGTGAAAATGGTAAAAGATGGCTCCAAAACCATGCTGCTGTTGCTAAGAATTATTATGCTTTTCAATCCGCTCAAGATATTTTTCCCGCTAAGTCTTATCACCGCTGCATTGGGAATGACCTGGGGCATAGTGGGATATTTCATCGCCGAACGCTTCCCCAACAGCGCCATCGTTATCCTTGTTTTTGGCATCATCATGTTTTTTATCGGCCTGCTTGCCGATCAGATTGCGATGCTCAACCGTGCAAAAAGATAG
- a CDS encoding murein L,D-transpeptidase catalytic domain family protein, whose translation MIKKLIAISFALLAFAGLSFVTSHLSATTPSSPTSDAYAKAPELYEEIGSINQNYPSYDVFALAIKGFNNLKATQKIKKSILTVIDFSKSSNEKRLWVIDLKTRKVLFNDYVAHGRNSGDEFAKTFSDIPSSYMSSIGFYVTDITYQGKHGLSLRLDGVDGNFNKNARERAIVMHGADYVSPDFINKYGRLGRSFGCPSVSMEIYKDVIETICDGSLLFIYYPDKKYLQHSSILNPPGSAT comes from the coding sequence ATGATCAAAAAACTTATTGCGATCTCGTTCGCATTATTGGCTTTTGCAGGCCTCTCGTTTGTTACTTCACATTTATCTGCCACCACTCCCTCTTCTCCAACCAGTGATGCTTACGCCAAAGCACCCGAGCTTTACGAAGAAATCGGTTCAATCAATCAAAACTATCCGTCCTACGATGTTTTCGCTTTAGCGATAAAAGGTTTTAATAATTTAAAGGCCACCCAAAAAATCAAAAAGAGCATTCTCACGGTAATCGATTTCAGCAAATCTTCCAACGAAAAACGCCTGTGGGTAATTGATCTGAAGACCCGTAAAGTGCTTTTTAACGATTATGTGGCGCATGGCCGTAACTCAGGCGATGAGTTTGCAAAAACATTTTCCGACATCCCCAGCAGCTACATGAGCTCCATCGGCTTTTACGTTACCGACATAACCTACCAGGGCAAGCATGGCCTCTCTTTGCGGCTCGATGGTGTGGATGGCAATTTTAACAAAAACGCCCGCGAGCGTGCCATTGTAATGCATGGTGCCGATTACGTGAGTCCTGATTTTATTAACAAATATGGCCGCCTGGGGCGCAGCTTCGGATGCCCGTCGGTGTCGATGGAAATCTACAAAGACGTGATAGAAACCATCTGCGACGGCAGCCTGCTGTTTATCTATTATCCCGACAAAAAGTATTTGCAGCACTCATCAATCCTGAATCCGCCGGGTTCGGCAACTTGA
- a CDS encoding Coenzyme F420 hydrogenase/dehydrogenase, beta subunit C-terminal domain: MSAKNIDKLNKVMRSELCTRCGSCVGLSGGSIIFDDREGRYLPRQIAEVDDATAARAWKACPGKEFDFPFYRNHFYPDAPHFHEYIGPYQKLMIGYSTDEEVRRNGASGGIISAVLIFLLETGRIDGAVTLRMSHTKPWLSEPFIATTRADILEAAQSKYTISSVNELLPQIAAFDGVLAFVGIPPQVQSIRKLQQAGDLAVKNIKYFFGPFYGNTLYFSSVRSFLRTYGERDYHNISKLYFRYGEWPGNMRIEMKSGRVIELKKFHANYLIPFHVLQNSLYCTDFTNEFTDISGGDAWAPVYEERGLGFSMIISRTQQGQAIIDEMIKEGRLEANPITEEEAIKMHSHGYDFKKRGSFIRITFRRMTGKAIPDWGYRIKGFPVSRWLMEAMISSMFVLMRTRLARWSVEQFNPVFVGKIFEKARTLWKKSTNKIKRKELV, translated from the coding sequence ATGTCTGCGAAAAATATTGATAAACTAAATAAAGTGATGCGCTCGGAGCTATGCACGCGGTGCGGCTCCTGCGTGGGATTGTCGGGCGGCAGCATCATCTTCGACGACCGCGAAGGGCGTTATCTGCCCCGCCAGATTGCTGAAGTCGACGATGCCACTGCGGCACGCGCCTGGAAAGCCTGCCCGGGCAAAGAATTTGACTTCCCGTTTTACCGCAATCATTTCTATCCCGACGCTCCACACTTTCACGAATATATTGGCCCATACCAGAAGTTGATGATCGGCTACAGCACCGATGAAGAGGTTCGTCGCAACGGTGCCAGCGGTGGAATCATCTCAGCCGTACTAATTTTTTTGCTCGAAACCGGCCGCATCGACGGCGCAGTAACGCTGCGTATGTCGCACACCAAGCCCTGGCTTAGCGAGCCTTTTATTGCCACCACCCGCGCCGACATTCTCGAAGCCGCGCAAAGCAAATATACCATCAGCTCCGTCAATGAATTGCTTCCGCAGATAGCTGCTTTCGACGGCGTGCTGGCGTTTGTAGGCATTCCGCCACAGGTACAGTCGATACGCAAACTGCAACAAGCCGGCGATCTGGCAGTGAAAAATATCAAGTATTTCTTTGGGCCTTTTTATGGCAATACGCTTTATTTCTCGTCGGTACGGAGCTTCCTGCGGACCTACGGCGAACGCGATTATCACAACATCAGCAAGCTATATTTTCGCTATGGCGAATGGCCGGGCAACATGCGCATCGAGATGAAGTCGGGGCGGGTGATAGAGCTTAAAAAGTTTCACGCCAATTATCTTATCCCGTTTCACGTGCTGCAAAACAGTTTGTATTGCACCGATTTCACCAATGAGTTTACCGACATTAGCGGAGGTGATGCTTGGGCGCCCGTTTATGAAGAGCGTGGCCTCGGGTTTTCGATGATCATCAGTCGTACGCAGCAGGGGCAGGCCATCATCGATGAAATGATAAAAGAAGGGCGGCTGGAAGCCAATCCCATAACCGAGGAAGAAGCTATAAAAATGCATAGCCACGGTTACGATTTTAAAAAGCGTGGCAGCTTTATCCGCATCACTTTCCGGCGCATGACCGGCAAAGCCATTCCCGACTGGGGCTACCGCATCAAAGGATTTCCGGTGAGCCGTTGGCTGATGGAAGCCATGATCAGCAGCATGTTTGTGCTGATGCGCACCCGCCTGGCGCGGTGGAGCGTGGAGCAGTTTAACCCGGTGTTTGTGGGGAAAATATTTGAGAAAGCACGCACCCTGTGGAAGAAATCGACCAATAAAATAAAGCGCAAGGAGCTGGTATAA